A section of the Hevea brasiliensis isolate MT/VB/25A 57/8 chromosome 17, ASM3005281v1, whole genome shotgun sequence genome encodes:
- the LOC110660141 gene encoding uncharacterized protein LOC110660141, translated as MPSYAKFLKDILSKKRKLEDYETVALIEECSTILQNKLPPKLKDPESFSIPCLIGNMNIDKALCDLGASVSLMLLSICKKLDVGELKPTTISLQLADQSMKYPVGILENIPIKVGKFFIPVDFVVLEMEEDVQIPIILGKPFLATAGAIIDVKNGQLNLKVGDEKVEFSLFSTMKYKLEPNECFKDQRSLDFGTNNATTRLGDTVGGDVCCKVLPPNMTYQQKKKFLHVVQFYTWDEPLLYKRCNDGLIKRCIPEEEIESILQYCHSSLYGGHFDTTKIAAKEPQDINSEKQGTESKRGEESSSQNHTRGN; from the exons ATGCCATCTTATGCCAAGTTCCTCAAAGAcattttatcaaagaaaagaaagctggagGACTATGAGACTGTTGCTCTTATAGAGGAATGCAGTACCATATTACAGAACAAGTTGCCACCAAAACTCAAGGATCCagaaagcttctccataccttgtcttATCGGTAACATGAATATAGACAAAGCCCTCTGTGATCTAGGTGCAAGTGTGAGTCTGATGCTTTTGTCAATATGTAAGAAGCTTGATGTAGGGGAACTTAAGCCTACAACAATTTCATTACAATTGGCTGATCAATCTATGAAATACCCTGTGGGCATTCTAGAAAACATCCCTATCAAGGTGGGAAAATTCTTTATCCCAGTTGATTTTGTTGTACTAGAAATGGAGGAGGATGTCCAAATCCCTATAATCCTGGGAAAACCTTTTTTAGCAACTGCTGGAGCTATCATAGACGTTAAGAACGGACAGTTAAATCTCAAGGTAGGAGATGAAAAAGTGGAGTTTAGCCTATTCAGCACAATGAAATACAAACTTGAACctaatgaatgcttcaag gatcaaagaagccttgATTTCGGCACCAATAATGCAACCACCAGATTGGGGGATACTGTTGGAGGTGATGTGTGTTGCAA ggtattgcctccaaacatgacttatcagcaaaagaagaaatttttgcATGTTGTGCAGTTCTACACATGGGATGAACCTCtattgtacaagagatgtaatgatgggctaataAAAAGATGCATACCAGAAGAGGAAATAGAGAGCATTCTGCAATACTGCCATTCATCattatatggaggacactttgaCACCACAAAAATAGCAGCCAAG GAACCCCAAGATATCAATTCTGAAAAGCAAGGAACTGAAAgcaagagaggagaggaatcgtcaagtcaaaaccacacaagAGGAAATTGA
- the LOC110650453 gene encoding uncharacterized protein At4g14100, which produces MKLKFQILSLTITSVTLQLINPSLQRPDSTLTPTPTPTPIPTPWPEQFHALIYTNLSTGQLQVSNIWYDWPKGRNFYIRQNQLSTLIYDVEWSNGTSFYYTVEEPYSCDIIDFGVGIPRPDFLDGANYLGTRVADGFLCNVWEKVDFIWYYEDVSTKRPVKWDFSDGISTHVITFDVGAVFWDDSLTQAPAYCFSQSKDM; this is translated from the exons atgaagctgaaattccaaatactatctctaacgataaccTCCGTTACCCTTCAACTCATAAACCCTTCACTGCAACGGCCTGACTCAACGCTAACCCCAACCCCAACCCCAACCCCAATTCCTACACCTTGGCCTGAACAATTTCATGCGCTTATCTACACGAACTTGAGCACAGGCCAACTCCAAGTTAGCAACATATGGTATGATTGGCCTAAAGGCAGGAATTTTTATATAAGGCAGAATCAACTATCAACTCTTATATATGATGTAGAGTGGAGTAATGGGACATCCTTCTATTATACAGTGGAAGAGCCTTACTCATGTGATATTATAGATTTCGGAGTGGGTATTCCTAGACCTGATTTTCTTGATGGAGCTAATTATCTAGGGACCAGGGTGGCTGATGGGTTCTTGTGTAATGTGTGGGAGAAGGTGGATTTCATATGGTACTATGAGGATGTTTCTACTAAGCGGCCAGTCAAATGGGATTTCTCTGATG GTATATCAACACATGTGATTACATTTGATGTTGGTGCAGTTTTTTGGGATGATTCATTGACTCAAGCGCCTGCATATTGCTTCAGCCAATCCAAAGACATGTAA